The nucleotide window GATGGTTACGCCGTCCGGGTCCTTAGATGGACTCACGTTTATCTCGTCGAAGACGCCCCAGTCGCGCAGGTATCTGACGGAGCGGTCGAGCTCCGCCAGCGAGAATTCGTCGCCTGAGGTTATCGCTATGACGTCGCGGACCTTCTCCTCCGATATTCTCTTGAGTCCGTTGATCTCTACGGAGGACACAGGGTCGGCAAACGCCATGCGCGATATCAGGCACAGCGCCAGCGCAGCCATGGAAATCTTTTGCAGCTTCCCCCTCACCGCAGCTCTCCCCCCTATCTCATCCTGAATCTCAAAATACCGCTCAGCTCGTAGTTCGAGTCGGTCGAATTAGATCCCTTAAGCAGCAGGTTGTCGGTGATCTGATATTCCGCCGAGAAGGTCTGGACCGCGTTGTCGGTTCCGATGTCCGTGGCGAAACTCACGCTCAACCTGTCCGACAGCTTCTTGCCGACGTTGAGCCTGGATATGCCCTGCGCCGCCGTATCAGGAACTTCGAACCTGAAGACGTCGAGCCTGGTGAATTTGGCGATCGGCCTCTCTATGACGCTCGTGATCGACTGTGCTACCATGGCCGCCGAGAGCCCCTCGCTCTGTATGGCGATGCGCTCCTGTTCGGTCATCCCGAAGAGTATGAGCGAGACCACGTCGCGCTTCTCCAGCGGACCGGTGGGCGATGTGGCGGTGAGATCGAGCGCCAGGTTGTCGATGGGGCCGTGAAGGATTAGGTTCACGCTGTAGACGTCGATCTCCTTCTCTGCATAGACCTCGAGATACGGCGAGTCGACGTCCCCCCTGAACTCCATGAAGCCCTTGCTGACATCGAAATTAAGTCCGAGGTAATGCAGTTCGCCGCTGTCGGCGTTTATCGATCCCGCGACGACGGGTTTGGACCTAGTCCCCGATAGCGATATGTTCATGCCGAGCCAGATGTCGCCAACGTTGTTACGGATCTCCATGTCTCCGCTGTTTCTGACCGAGAGGGCGAGCCTTGGGTCGAAATCGAGTTTTTGCACTTCTTTTCGCGAACGCATCTTCTTCTCGCCGGTCAGCGCGTCGATGATGTTGAAATCTTTCGTGTATTTTCCGTCGAGCACCGTCATGTCGCCCGAGAGCAGCGGGTTCGGGAACCTGCCTGTGAGTGAGATGTCCCCCTCGAACTCCAGCATCAGGTATCCGTCCTCGGAGCGCCAGACCATGCCCCTTGCGGCCAGCGCCAGATCCGACTGGGCCGGCTTGAAGTTCTGATGATCGAGATAGCCGGAGAGGCTCATGGATCCGTCGCCCATTTTCGCCTGGAGCGAGTCGAAACGAACGCGTGAGCCGTCGAACCTGAGCGCCCCGGTGACGCTCTCGAGGCCGACGCGCGGGTTTCTGAGCAGCACGTTGTTGTCTTTGAATTCGATGCTGCCGAAAAATCTGGGGTCGTTCGTCGTGCCGCGCACCGAAAGATCGACGCCGAGTAGCCCCGACCCCCTGTAGAGCGAAGGGGTGAGCAGCGACAGCGCCGATACGTCCACCGTGCCATCCACCGAGAGGTCTATCGGCCCCCCTGATGTGAGCCTCCCCTTTGCGCCCAGCCTTTCTCCCCCTGAGCCGGTCCATGAGAGTTCAGCGAAGCTCCATGTGTGCGGGTCGTACGCGTAGGTCCCGTCGATGAGAAGCCCTTTTATCGGCTCACCGTGCAGCCGCATCCTGCCGGGCGATAGCTCTGCTGCCAGCGCGCCTTCGATCTTGCGGACCTGTTCCCCGTGCAGGCCCGCCTCGATGTCGAGGAACTCAAGCCTGCGGCGTGTGATGTCAACGGTGGCGGCCGCGCGTTCGAACGGGATTTCGTGCCAGCTGCCGTTTGTGATCGAAGCCCTGGCCTTGCCGGTGAAATCGGTGTGCGGCCCTGTGAGCTCGATTGCGCCGTTTCCCACCCCCTTGAGCCCGAACGCCTCCATGGATCTGTCCAGGGGCATGTCATGCATTTCGGATGAGAGATCTATGTGCTTACGCCTTTTGCCGTCCGCCATTTTTTCGCCGAATTTGACGGTGAGGTCGGAGCTGCCGGTCATGCGCTCCGCGGTGAATACGTCGTTGTGCATGACTAGCTCGTCGTAGGTGATGTCGAGCTCCGTCAGAACTCGGTCCGCCATGATGGGTATCCATCCGCCCTCGAAGGTCTCTCCGCGGATCTCGACGTGGACCTGCTTGCCCCATCCGGTGAGTTTCACCTCGCAATCGCTCCGTCCGAAGATCTTCTTGAGATGCGGGTTGCTGAACTTGGTGAAGAGGTGCTCGACGGGAAAATTAGAGCCGCTTGCCTCCAGGTCCATCGACTTCGCCCCAACGTCGATCGAGCCTGAGAATGCGACGACGTCGCTGCCTGCCGTGGCGCTGCCGGAAGAGAATCGTATCGACCCGTCTTTCCATGTGAGATTGGAATTTACCGAGACCGGCTGATCCGGCGACGCCTTGAAGCGGTATGTGAGCGAGGCGCTGCCTGCGCCTTCAGACTCCAGAGGCTTGTATCCTTTGCCCGCCAGCTTGACGCTGCCGGAGAGCTCTCCTGCGGTATCGAATATCTGAGACTCTTTCCCAAGGTACGGGAGCGATACGGGCTTGGGGATATCGATGTCCAGGGCAAAATCCTGTGTTTCGATGTCGGAGTTCAGCTTTCCCTTGAGCTCCCTCCCCTCGATGAGCAGTGATAAGTCGCTGAGCTCTATCCTGTCGTCGTCGAATGATATCTCCGCGTCGAGTTCTTCGGCGGCGATCGCCGTCGTAACGATGTCGCGCACCGAGACGTTCCCGCTGAACGCGTTGACATAGGGGAACCTTCGTTGCCAGCGTTCTAGCCTGGTCGACGTCTTGAGCGACGCGAATCCGGCGGAGAACAGCTGCTTTTCTCCCTTGTCCAGCTTCACGCCGTCCGCGCGTGCGGCGAACCTGGCATCGCCGAGCATGCTGGGGACGAGGGCCGCGTGGACCTCGTCGAGCATGAGCCTCTTGTCGTCACCGATGTTCACGTTCACGCCGGATGCGGAAGCGTCGATGAGCTCGATGTGCTTGAGGAGCAGGAGCTTGGCCGTATTGAAGCGTTTTTTCGCGGGCTTTGTCTTCTGTTCCGGCGATGCCGGGAGGTCTATCATTACGTCGTTGAGGCGGAGTTCGTCTATCACCAGCTTGCCGCGCGCCAATCCCAATAGGGCGTACTCAAGGGTGACGTTTCCTATTATGGCGCGCCGGCCGCTCATTTTGTCTGCAAGCGAGAGCGAGGTCAGAGAGATCTCGCCCCTGATCGGTTTCCATTGAAACGACCCAACTTCTATCCTGAGCCTGCCTGCGGCGTTGGCGACGGCGAGCGCGTGCGCCAGCACCTCAGGCCTGTTGACGAGCCAGGAGGCGCCGGCCAGGAAACCAAACAACAGCGCCATGACGCCGATGAATCTGCGAAACCGGTGCGTCTTTCTGATCGTCATCAGCTCTCCGCTGAATTAAGCATTGCGCTTCGCGGCAAGCGCGGCCAAGAGCTTCTGGATGACGCCCCCGAAGCTGCCGTTGGACATCACGAGCATCACGTCCCCGCTTTCCGCGCCCCGCACCGCGAACTCGACTATGTGATCCACGTCCTCTATGTGATGCGCGTCCGTCCCCTTGCGCATGAGCTCTGCGGCCACCGCGTGAGAATCGAATCTCTCCTCGGCTGGAATCGTCATGGGTTTGTACGGGCTCGCGAGTATAACCTTGTCGGCCGATGAGAGGGCTTCGGTGAATTGCCTCTGAAAGATATTGCGGCGCGACGTGTTGGACCTCGGCTCGAAGATGGCCCAGATGCGCGAGGTGGGGAAACGCTCTCTGATCCCGGCTATGGTTTTTGCGACGGCGGTAGGATGATGCGCAAAATCATCGATCACTGAGACGCCGCCGACTTCGCCGGCCAGCTCCTGCCTCCGTTTAACTCCCTTGAAGGATGCCAGGCCCTTCACCAGATTGCGCGGCTGTATGCCTGATTCCAACAACGTGACTAACACGCCTATCGCGTTCTGAAGGTTGTATTCACCCCACATCGGCAAGAGGTAATCGAATCCGAGAAGTGAAAAACGCGTCCCCTCTTCCGAGACCTCGATTTTTTCCGGCCTGTAGTCCGCCTCGCCTGATGCGGCGTACGTGACTATGCGGGCCTGCGCTTTGAAGGCCGCTTTCATGGCGAGCGCGTCTTGGGCGTTGGCGACCACGATGCCGTCCGGGGG belongs to bacterium and includes:
- a CDS encoding Mur ligase family protein, which produces ALGIKPFNGYRPENIDTAAPQLAIIGNVIRKDNPEAQEVLRRNIPYHSMPSALASLFLAGRTPIVIAGTHGKTTSSNMAAWLLEAAGESPGFLIGGVGQNFGKSYSLGHGHFFVVEGDEYDSAFFDKGPKFWHYMPQALMITSIEFDHADIYRDVDQIYSSFERLAQLVPPDGIVVANAQDALAMKAAFKAQARIVTYAASGEADYRPEKIEVSEEGTRFSLLGFDYLLPMWGEYNLQNAIGVLVTLLESGIQPRNLVKGLASFKGVKRRQELAGEVGGVSVIDDFAHHPTAVAKTIAGIRERFPTSRIWAIFEPRSNTSRRNIFQRQFTEALSSADKVILASPYKPMTIPAEERFDSHAVAAELMRKGTDAHHIEDVDHIVEFAVRGAESGDVMLVMSNGSFGGVIQKLLAALAAKRNA
- a CDS encoding translocation/assembly module TamB domain-containing protein, with translation MTIRKTHRFRRFIGVMALLFGFLAGASWLVNRPEVLAHALAVANAAGRLRIEVGSFQWKPIRGEISLTSLSLADKMSGRRAIIGNVTLEYALLGLARGKLVIDELRLNDVMIDLPASPEQKTKPAKKRFNTAKLLLLKHIELIDASASGVNVNIGDDKRLMLDEVHAALVPSMLGDARFAARADGVKLDKGEKQLFSAGFASLKTSTRLERWQRRFPYVNAFSGNVSVRDIVTTAIAAEELDAEISFDDDRIELSDLSLLIEGRELKGKLNSDIETQDFALDIDIPKPVSLPYLGKESQIFDTAGELSGSVKLAGKGYKPLESEGAGSASLTYRFKASPDQPVSVNSNLTWKDGSIRFSSGSATAGSDVVAFSGSIDVGAKSMDLEASGSNFPVEHLFTKFSNPHLKKIFGRSDCEVKLTGWGKQVHVEIRGETFEGGWIPIMADRVLTELDITYDELVMHNDVFTAERMTGSSDLTVKFGEKMADGKRRKHIDLSSEMHDMPLDRSMEAFGLKGVGNGAIELTGPHTDFTGKARASITNGSWHEIPFERAAATVDITRRRLEFLDIEAGLHGEQVRKIEGALAAELSPGRMRLHGEPIKGLLIDGTYAYDPHTWSFAELSWTGSGGERLGAKGRLTSGGPIDLSVDGTVDVSALSLLTPSLYRGSGLLGVDLSVRGTTNDPRFFGSIEFKDNNVLLRNPRVGLESVTGALRFDGSRVRFDSLQAKMGDGSMSLSGYLDHQNFKPAQSDLALAARGMVWRSEDGYLMLEFEGDISLTGRFPNPLLSGDMTVLDGKYTKDFNIIDALTGEKKMRSRKEVQKLDFDPRLALSVRNSGDMEIRNNVGDIWLGMNISLSGTRSKPVVAGSINADSGELHYLGLNFDVSKGFMEFRGDVDSPYLEVYAEKEIDVYSVNLILHGPIDNLALDLTATSPTGPLEKRDVVSLILFGMTEQERIAIQSEGLSAAMVAQSITSVIERPIAKFTRLDVFRFEVPDTAAQGISRLNVGKKLSDRLSVSFATDIGTDNAVQTFSAEYQITDNLLLKGSNSTDSNYELSGILRFRMR